The DNA sequence AACGGAAGACCGCACATGCTTACCGCGGGAGAGGTCGCAGGGCTGATCGTCGCGATGTTCTGGGCGATCCTGACCTGCTTTCTTGCCATGGTGCTGGTGAAGCTGGCGCGGCTGCTCACCGAGACCACGAAGATGGTGTCGGAGCTGAGCGACCGGGTGCTGCCGCTGCTCGACGACGTCTCGGTGACGATCGGCGAGGCGAACCGGCAGCTGGTCACCGTCGAGGCCATCGCCGGTAACGTTAAAGAGGTGAGTGACCACGCGGCCAAGGTCTCGCGGGTCGCCTCCGGTCTGGTGACGGGCTCCTTCGTGAAGGCGTCGGCCTTCCGGTACGGCGTGCGGCGCGCCCTGGAGGGGCGGCGGCGCTCGTGATCCGGCGGCTGTTCTACTTCTCCCTGGGCTTTGTGACGGCGGTGTGGGCGATGCGCAAGATCCGCTCGCTGCATCCCGACCACGTCGCCCGCAGGGCGGTCACCGCCGCCGCAGGAGCCGGGACGGCGCTGCGGGAGTTCGTCGCCGACGTGCGCCACCTCGCCGCGGTCCGGGAAATGGAGTTGCGCGCCGAGTACGGGCTCGACAGCGTGGAGTTCGGTGCCGGCGGCAGGGCGGGCGACCTCCGGGCCCTGCCGGAGTACCGGCGTCGCGCCGAGCTCGGCCCCGCGCGATCCTTCGAGGCCCGCCGCGGCACAATCCACCCAACCGAGACCCACGACGAAAAGGACGGCCGCTGAGATGGAGTCGGCAGAGATCGCCCGCCGCTTCCTGCGCTACTTCTCCGAGCGCGGGCACCTGGTCGTGCCCTCGGCCAGCCTGATCGCCGAGGACCCGACGCTGCTGCTCGTGCCCGCGGGCATGGTGCCCTTCAAGCCCTACTTCCTCGGGCAGCGCAGGCCCCCGGCACCCCGGCTGGTGAGCGTGCAGAAGTGCATCCGTACCCCGGACATCGACGAGGTCGGCAAGACGACCCGGCACGCCACCTTCTTCCAGATGCTCGGGAACTTCTCCATCGGGGACTACTTCAAGGAGGAGGTGATCCCGTACGCCTGGGAGCTGCTCACCACCCCGCAGTCCGAGGGCGGCTTCGGCTTCCCGGAGAGCAAACTGTGGGTCACCGTCTTCCAGGACGACGACGAGGCCGCCGACATCTGGCACAAGAAGGTCGGCCTGCCGCGTGAGCGCATCCAGCGCCGGGGCCTGAAGGACAACTACTGGCACATGGGCGTGCCCGGCCCGGGCGGGCCGTGCTCGGAGATCTACTTCGACCGCGGCCCCGAGTACGGCCGCGAGGGCGGCCCGGTCGCCGACGAGGACCGCTACCTCGAGGTCTGGAACCTGGTGTTCATGCAGTTCCAGCTCGGCGAGGTGCGCGCCAAGGACGACTTCGACGTCCTCGGCGAGCTGCCGAGCAAGAACATCGACACCGGCATGGGCCTCGAGCGCATGGCGGCGATCCTGCAGGGCGTCGACAACATCTACGAGATCGACACCACCTCCAGGATCCTCAACCGGGCGGCCGAGCTCACCGGCAGCCGGTACGGCGCCGACCCGCGCGCCGACGTGTCGCTGCGGGTGATCGCCGACCACATGCGCGCCGGCGTGATGCTCGTCGCCGACGGCGTCATCCCGTCCAACGAGGGCCGCGGCTACGTGCTGCGCCGCATCCTCCGCCGGACCATCCGCAACCTGCGGCTGCTCGGCGCGGGCGACGAGCGGTACATGCACGACCTCACCGAGACCACGATCGGCGTGATGGGGGACCTGTACCCCGAGCTGAAGACCGAGGCCGCGCGCATCCACACGGTGATCGACGCCGAGGAGGCCTCGTTCCTCGGCACGCTGCGCACCGGCACCGCGATCTTCGACGCCGCGGTGGAGGAGACCAAGCGCGCCAAGGGGACGGTGCTCTCCGGCGAGAAGGCGTTCCAGCTGCACGACACCTACGGCTTCCCGATCGACCTCACCCTCGAGATGGCCGCCGAGCACGGCCTCACCGTCGACGAGGAGGGCTTCCGCCGCCTGATGAAGGAGCAGCGGGAGCGGGCCAAGCGGGACGCCGCGGCGAAGAAGACCGGCCACGTCGACGCCTCGGTGTTCGGCGAGATGCTGGAGAAGGCCGGCAAGGTCGACTTCCTCGGCTACGAGCTGACCAGCGCCGAGGCGAACGTCATCGGCCTGATCAAGGACGGCGCGTCGGTGCCGGCCGCGGGGGCGGGCACCGCGATCGAGCTCGTGCTCGACCGCACCCCGTTCTACGCCGAGGGCGGTGGCCAGCTCGCCGACCAGGGCGTGGTCCGCACCACCGGCGCCGAGATCGAGATCCACGACGTGCAGCAGCCGGTGCCCGGGCTCATCGTGCACCGCGGCACGGTGCGCTCCGGCGAGGTGGTCGTCGGCGACCAGGCGCACGCCGAGATCGACGTCGAGCGGCGGCGGGCGATCTCCCGCAGCCACACCGCGACCCATATGGTGCACCGCGGCTTCCGCAACTTCCTCGGGGAGAGCGCGGCGCAGGCCGGTTCGGAGAACTCCCCGGGCCGCTTCCGGTTCGACTTCACCGCCTCCGGCGCGGTGCCGGACAGCGTGCTGCGCGAGGTCGAGGACCAGGTCAACGAGGTCCTCATCCAGGACCTGCAGGTGAACGCCTTCCACACCTCGCTGGAGGAGGCGCGGGCGATGGGCGCGCTCGCCCTGTTCGGCGAGAAGTACGGCGACGAGGTGCGCGTGGTCGAGGTCGGCGACTACTCGCGTGAGCTGTGCGGCGGCACCCACGTGTCCCGCTCCGGCCAGCTCGGCCTGGTCAAGCTCATCGGCGAGTCGTCGATCGGCGCCGGGGTGCGCCGCGTCGAGGCGCTCGTCGGCATCGACGCGTTCCGCTTCCTCGCCCGGGAGAGCGTGCTCGTCTCCCAGCTCTCCGACCAGCTCAAGGCGCGCCGCGAGGAGCTGCCCGAGCGGATCGAGACGATCGTGACCCGGCTGCGCGCGGCCGAGAAGGAGCTGGAGCGGCTGCGCTCGGCCCAGGTGCTCGCGGTCGCCGGCGAGCTCGCCGCGAACGCCCGCGACCTCGGCGGCGTCTCGCTCGTCACGCACCGCGCCCCGGACGGCACGACAGCCGACGACCTGCGCAAGCTCGCCCTCGACGTGCGCGGCAGGTTCCCCGGCGACCGCGCCGCGGTCGTGGTGATCGCGGGCGTGCCCGCCGACCGGCCCGTGGTGGTGGCCGCGGTGAACCCGGCCGGGCGCGAGCGCGGCCTGAAGGCCGGCCGCCTCGTCGGCGTGGCCGCCAAGGCGCTCGGCGGCGGCGGTGGCGGCAAGGACGACATCGCCCAGGGCGGCGGCTCGCGGCCCGAGGCGATCGGCGAGGCCCTCAACGCGGTCGAGGCCGCGGTCCGCGAGGCGCTCGGCTGATCCCCGCCCCGCACGAGGATCGGGACGCGACGACCGCATGAGAAACGGCGTACGCCTCGGCATCGACGTCGGCACGGTGCGCATCGGCGTGGCGCGCAGCGACCCCGCGGGCCTGCTCGCCACGCCGGTGGAGACGGTACGGCGCGGCAAGGGCGACCTGGCCCGTATCGCGGCGCTCGCCCGCGAGCACGAGGCCGTCGAGGTGGTGGTCGGCCTGCCCACGTCGCTGTCGGGCCGGGAGGGCCCGGCGGCGGCCGCCGCGCGGGAGTTCGCCGCGCGGCTCGCCGCGCGCCTCGCCCCGCTGCCGGTACGGCTCTACGACGAGCGGCTCACCACGGTCACCGCGGAGCGGCGGCTGCGCGCGGGCGGCGTGCGCGGCCGCGACCGGCGGCGGGTCATCGACCAGGAGGCGGCCGTGGTGCTGCTCCAGGCCGCCCTCGACGCCGAGCGCGCCGCGGACCGGCCGCCCGGCCGGCTCGTCACGCCCGCCGCGGCCCCGCCGCGGCGTGGCCCGGGCGAGGGCGGCCCGGACTCCGCCGGCGGCGACGGGCGCGCGACATGACCGCCGCCTGCGCTCCCTCCCGCCGGGCGGGGTCCCGCCCGGCCGTCTCCGCGGCCGGTCGCCACGGGCGGCCGGCCGTATTCGCGGTCCCGCCGGTGACGGCGGGCCCCGGCCCCGGGCGCGGTGCCCGCAGCGCCCGCGGCGCCCACCCCGGTCGGCGTTGCCGCGCCCGCCCCGCACACCACCGGGCCCGCGGCATCCCCCGCCGCCCTGCCCGCCGTACGGCGCCCTGCGGCCGCGCCGGTGGCGCGGAGTGCCGGACGTGGCGCAAGGTGCGCGCTTTGCCCCTGAATTGCCGCCTATCTGGACAAACATCCCTCCTTGTGGGCCTGTGCGGAATACACTCAGGGAACTCCCTGAAGAAACGAGTGAGATCGTGGAATTCCGGGAAGACTTGCAGAGATGCCCCTGGTCGCCCCGAGGACCAGGAGGGCCACCGACGTTCCCGCGCGGGCGATGACGCACACAGGGAGCAACGTCCGGCTCGTGCCGGCGGTTCATCCCTCCACCGCCGCCCTCCCGAAGAAGATCACGAAATCGGGGGTTCCGCTTGACGCCGGACGGGACAAACGGGGAGATTGGCCAGCGCACCTATGAACGATCTCGACATGGACGCCCTGCTCGGCACCGGCGATGACGGGTCGTACCGCCGCCGGCCGAGCGGACCGTCGCGAACCGCCCGCAACCGCATGCGTCGCCGGCGCCGCCGTACCCGGCGCAAGGGCTTCGCCGCCTCGATCCTCGCCATCGCCATCGTCGTGGGCATCCTCGGCGGAGGCGGCTTCTACGCCTACCGGTGGCTCAACGACATCCTCGTCCCCGACGACTACACCGGCCGGGGGACCGGGGAGGTGACCATCGAGATCAAG is a window from the Thermopolyspora flexuosa genome containing:
- a CDS encoding DUF948 domain-containing protein: MLTAGEVAGLIVAMFWAILTCFLAMVLVKLARLLTETTKMVSELSDRVLPLLDDVSVTIGEANRQLVTVEAIAGNVKEVSDHAAKVSRVASGLVTGSFVKASAFRYGVRRALEGRRRS
- the alaS gene encoding alanine--tRNA ligase, with amino-acid sequence MESAEIARRFLRYFSERGHLVVPSASLIAEDPTLLLVPAGMVPFKPYFLGQRRPPAPRLVSVQKCIRTPDIDEVGKTTRHATFFQMLGNFSIGDYFKEEVIPYAWELLTTPQSEGGFGFPESKLWVTVFQDDDEAADIWHKKVGLPRERIQRRGLKDNYWHMGVPGPGGPCSEIYFDRGPEYGREGGPVADEDRYLEVWNLVFMQFQLGEVRAKDDFDVLGELPSKNIDTGMGLERMAAILQGVDNIYEIDTTSRILNRAAELTGSRYGADPRADVSLRVIADHMRAGVMLVADGVIPSNEGRGYVLRRILRRTIRNLRLLGAGDERYMHDLTETTIGVMGDLYPELKTEAARIHTVIDAEEASFLGTLRTGTAIFDAAVEETKRAKGTVLSGEKAFQLHDTYGFPIDLTLEMAAEHGLTVDEEGFRRLMKEQRERAKRDAAAKKTGHVDASVFGEMLEKAGKVDFLGYELTSAEANVIGLIKDGASVPAAGAGTAIELVLDRTPFYAEGGGQLADQGVVRTTGAEIEIHDVQQPVPGLIVHRGTVRSGEVVVGDQAHAEIDVERRRAISRSHTATHMVHRGFRNFLGESAAQAGSENSPGRFRFDFTASGAVPDSVLREVEDQVNEVLIQDLQVNAFHTSLEEARAMGALALFGEKYGDEVRVVEVGDYSRELCGGTHVSRSGQLGLVKLIGESSIGAGVRRVEALVGIDAFRFLARESVLVSQLSDQLKARREELPERIETIVTRLRAAEKELERLRSAQVLAVAGELAANARDLGGVSLVTHRAPDGTTADDLRKLALDVRGRFPGDRAAVVVIAGVPADRPVVVAAVNPAGRERGLKAGRLVGVAAKALGGGGGGKDDIAQGGGSRPEAIGEALNAVEAAVREALG
- the ruvX gene encoding Holliday junction resolvase RuvX, whose translation is MRNGVRLGIDVGTVRIGVARSDPAGLLATPVETVRRGKGDLARIAALAREHEAVEVVVGLPTSLSGREGPAAAAAREFAARLAARLAPLPVRLYDERLTTVTAERRLRAGGVRGRDRRRVIDQEAAVVLLQAALDAERAADRPPGRLVTPAAAPPRRGPGEGGPDSAGGDGRAT